CCGTCGAGGGATGGGCGCAGGCGGTGACGCTCATCGAGCAGGGGCGCGTGGATGCGACGATCAACGACGAGCTCACCTTCCTGGACTACGAGGTCGAGCAGGGCGACACGGGGCTGAAGATCGCTGCCGAGACCGAGGAGGCGGGCGAGTCGGCCTTCGTCTTCACCTCGGAGAACGAGGACCTCGCCGAGGCGATCAGCGGGGCGCTCGACGAGCTGCGCGAGGAAGGGGTCCTGGCGGATCTCGGCGAGCAGTTCTTCGGCGAGGACGTCTCGCAGTGAGCGATGCGATCTACGCGCCGCGGCGGCGGCCGGGGGCCTTCGTCGCATGATCGCGTGCGCCGTCTGACATGGACGACTGGCAGCTCGTCGTCGACTCGTTCTGGCCGCTCTTCTGGGGCGGCCTGACGGGGACGATCCCGCTCGCGCTCGCCTCGTTCGCGCTGGGCCTCGTGATCGCCGTCGGCATCGCGCTGCTCCGGCTCTCCGCCAACCGCGTGCTGTCGTGGTTCGCCCGCGCCTACGTCTCGGCGATCCGCGGCACCCCGCTCCTGGTGCAGCTGTTCGTCATCTTCTACGGGCTGCCGTCGATCGGCGTCACCCTGCCCTCGTGGCCGGCAGCCGTCATCGCCTTCTCGCTCAACGTCGGCGGCTATGCGGCGGAGGTGGTGCGCGCGGCCATCCTCTCCGTCCCGAAGGGCCAGTGGGAGGCGGGGTACACGATCGGGATGTCGAATGCGCTCACGATGCGGCGGGTCATCCTCCCGCAGGCCGCCCGGGTGTCGGTGCCACCGCTGTCGAACACGTTCATCTCGCTCGTGAAGGACACCTCGCTCGCCTCGCTCATCCTCGTCGCCGAGATGTTCCGGGTCGCCGAGCAGATCGCGACGTTCTCGAACGAGTTCCTGCTCGTGTACGCCGAGGCGGCGTTCGTCTACTGGATCTTCTGCACGGTGCTGTCGGCCGCGCAGTCGCGCATCGAACGGAGGCTCGACCGCTATGTCGCCCACTGAGACGACTCCGCTCCTCAGCGCCCGCGGGCTCCGCAAGAGCTTCGGCGACCAGGAGGTGCTGAAGGGCATCGACCTCGAGGTGCGCCGCGGCCAGGTCGTCGCGCTCATCGGGCCGAGCGGCTCCGGCAAGACGACGGTGCTGCGCTCCCTCAACGGCCTCGAGACGCCGGACGCCGGCACGATCGCGTTCGACGGCGGGCCGGAGGTCGACTTCGCCGCTCCCCGCGCGAAGGCGCAGCGCTTCGCCCTGCGCGACCGGTCGGCGATGGTGTTCCAGCACAACAACCTCTTCCCGCACCGCACGGTGCTCGAGAACGTCGTCGAAGGGCCCACACGGGTGCAGAAGGTGCCTCGGGCCGAGGCGATCGCGGAAGGGGAGCGGCTGCTCGCCCGCGTGGGCCTGGAGGAGAAGCGCGACGCGTACCCGCATGAGCTCTCGGGCGGGCAGCAGCAGAGGGTGGGAATCGTGCGCGCGCTCGCGCTGCGTCCCGACCTCCTCCTGTTCGACGAGCCGACGTCGGCCCTCGACCCCGAGCTGGTCGGCGAGGTGCTCGTCGTGATGAAGGAGCTCGCGGACGAGGGATGGACGATGGTCGTCGTCACCCATGAGCTGCAGTTCGCCCGCGAGGTCGCCGACGAGGTGCTCTTCCTCGACGGGGGCGTGGTGGCCGAGCGCGGCGCCCCCGCGCAGATCTTCCGCGACCCGCAGGGCGAGCGCACGCGTCGCTTCCTCGACCGGATCCTGCGCCCGTTCGACTGACGGCGACCGTCGGCGGAGAACGCCGCCGTCCCGACCGCCGACGGCGGCCGGGCTCGCCCGCGGTCGGATGCGTGGGGGCATCCACGAATCACGGCCTCGCCCGTCACGCGGCGAGGAGGATGGTACATCGCGGAGTTCGCCCTGTATATACGGCTCGATCTTCCTGCTGCCGTTGGCAGTCTTGACCGGTGTCCTCCGCCGCCGCCTCCGATCGCGGCGAGCCCCCGTATTCCGCCACACCGTGGGCGGCGTATGCGAAGGAGCTCGGACTCGCCATCCAGCGTCGCCGCCGGCAGCTGACGCTCACGCAGGTCGACGTCGCGTCGCGCGCGAACGTCACCCGCAGCTTCTACCAGCAGATCGAGATGGGCCGCCTCACCAGCGGGGAGCCGGCGAACCCGTCGATCTGGGTGCTCGTGTCGATCGCCCAGGCCCTCGACGTCGCGGTGGACGACCTGCTTCCCCACGGCTGGCTCATCGACCCCGCCGAGCGCAGGGCGTCCTGAGCAGGGCACGTCGCGGGCGCGCCGCGACGGCCATGGTCCGCACCGCGTAACAGACCGTCGACATCCGTCATCCGGCGACATCCCGCGACCAGCCCGCGCCGGGAAGATCCGAGCCGGGTCTAGCGTTTCGGGGGATGGCGTTCGGCACCGATCCGACGCGGACGAGAGGCGCACATGGTCACGGTCACCGGTTCGGAGGGCTCGTCGGATGCGGGCGGCGCGACGCTCGCGGCGGACGACGAGGCCATCCTCGACAATCCCGCCTGGTCGTCCCTGACGGGGGCGCATGCCCGCTTCGCCGTGGGCAACGAGCTCGTGAAGCACTACCCCGAGGACGTCTCGCCCTTCGTGGGCGTGCGCTCGTGGGACGACCCCGACGTGTGGGACGCCGTCATCGACGTGTTCGGCCATGGCGCCGAGGTGAGCGTCTCGAACGCCGACCCGGTGCTCCCGGCCGGGTGGGCCGAGGTGCGTCGCGGCGCGGGGGTGCAGCTCGTGCAGACCGCGCGTCTTGCCCCGCGCCCCGACGAGGAGGCGATCGAGCTCGGCGCCGACGACGTGCCGGAGATGCTCGCCCTCGTCGCACGCAACCAGCCGGGGCCGTTCCTGCCGCGCACGCACGAGCTCGGCCGCTACATCGGCATCCGCCGCGACGGGCGGCTCGTCGCGATGGCGGGGGAGCGGCTGCATCCCGACGGGTGGACGGAGATCAGCGCCGTGTCGACGGACGAGGCGTACCGTCGGCAAGGGCTCGCCTCGCGCCTCGTGCTCGACGTCGCGTTCCACATCCAGGAGCGCGGCGACCGGGCGCTGCTGCACGCCGCGGCGACCAACACCGGGGCCATCCGCGCCTACGAGAGGCTCGGCTTCCTGCTGCGGCGGCGCACGGAGTTCCTCGGCGTCCGCACGCCGTAGCGCGGGGAATCCGGCCCTCCCCAAACGGCGGCGAGCGGCCTAGACTGGGCGGACATCCGGCTCCCTCGACGAGGAAGGAGCACTCATGTCATCCGCCTGGCTGAGCGGCATCGATCCTCTGCACGGATCCCGTCTGCTCGTGGAGCGCGCGCACGACGAGCTCCTCGCGGGCAACAGCGCCGATCCGCGCCTGCAGCAGGTGCGCTCGCTCGTGCGCGACTCGTGGCGTCGCTCCGTGCTGAGCCATGTCCGCGCCGAGGCCGTCCCCGCGCTCGAACTGCGCGGCCGGGACCTGGACGCCTACCGGCGCGTCCATCCGCTCTCCGGGGCGATCGGGCTCATCCGGGGCCTCCTCCTCCCGGGTGAGACGGCCGAGGCGGGCGTCGTCGTCGCCGTGGGGGACGCCGCGGGCC
This window of the Microbacterium sp. AB genome carries:
- a CDS encoding GNAT family N-acetyltransferase, whose protein sequence is MVTVTGSEGSSDAGGATLAADDEAILDNPAWSSLTGAHARFAVGNELVKHYPEDVSPFVGVRSWDDPDVWDAVIDVFGHGAEVSVSNADPVLPAGWAEVRRGAGVQLVQTARLAPRPDEEAIELGADDVPEMLALVARNQPGPFLPRTHELGRYIGIRRDGRLVAMAGERLHPDGWTEISAVSTDEAYRRQGLASRLVLDVAFHIQERGDRALLHAAATNTGAIRAYERLGFLLRRRTEFLGVRTP
- a CDS encoding amino acid ABC transporter permease, which encodes MDDWQLVVDSFWPLFWGGLTGTIPLALASFALGLVIAVGIALLRLSANRVLSWFARAYVSAIRGTPLLVQLFVIFYGLPSIGVTLPSWPAAVIAFSLNVGGYAAEVVRAAILSVPKGQWEAGYTIGMSNALTMRRVILPQAARVSVPPLSNTFISLVKDTSLASLILVAEMFRVAEQIATFSNEFLLVYAEAAFVYWIFCTVLSAAQSRIERRLDRYVAH
- a CDS encoding helix-turn-helix domain-containing protein, with protein sequence MSSAAASDRGEPPYSATPWAAYAKELGLAIQRRRRQLTLTQVDVASRANVTRSFYQQIEMGRLTSGEPANPSIWVLVSIAQALDVAVDDLLPHGWLIDPAERRAS
- a CDS encoding amino acid ABC transporter ATP-binding protein; the protein is MSPTETTPLLSARGLRKSFGDQEVLKGIDLEVRRGQVVALIGPSGSGKTTVLRSLNGLETPDAGTIAFDGGPEVDFAAPRAKAQRFALRDRSAMVFQHNNLFPHRTVLENVVEGPTRVQKVPRAEAIAEGERLLARVGLEEKRDAYPHELSGGQQQRVGIVRALALRPDLLLFDEPTSALDPELVGEVLVVMKELADEGWTMVVVTHELQFAREVADEVLFLDGGVVAERGAPAQIFRDPQGERTRRFLDRILRPFD